One window of the Fibrobacter sp. genome contains the following:
- a CDS encoding AAA family ATPase, translating into MSDFNNDAEKVLAKAQSLMDRNSHSYLGCAHLAVGLVEGPDATLKKLYKSKGIKGNELRGRLEPFVQKVPRVEGANPDVGPDNDLNRVLRAAVQAARQVNRMVTPGDLLVALMKFAGDRGLAKVFEDALGSVEVVETWLSDPFAGAANAEEQSPLKLYGRELVEMAADGKLSPVIGREEEIRRVILILSRKTKNNPCLVGEPGVGKTAIVEGLAERIYRGDVPDALKGKKLFALDLSALMAGAKYRGDFEERLKSVLDALEEDGNTLLFIDEIHTIVGAGKTEGSMDLGNMLKPKLARGELHCIGATTTQEYRKYIEKDSALERRFQPVQVDEPSEEESISILRGIKDGFDAHHGVRLHDNALVAAVKLSSRYISDRFLPDKAIDLIDEAASLVKTQMDTVPEALDTLQRKELQMKIEEQALAKETDDNSVKRLKELREELALTEAAVKAMQERWQDRRAQSAELQNLKKALQQAKDEMEQAEARYDLNRAAELKYNKIVNLEKEIAEKTEAMRKAAADSDLSEEVTEDTIALVVSRWTGVPVTKLCEGEKSKLLHLDERLHARVIGQDDAVEAVSEAILRNRSGLSRENAPIGSFLFLGPTGVGKTELAKALAVELFDDENALVRIDMSEYMEKHTVSRLIGAPPGYVGYEEGGQLTEAVRTKPYCVILLDEIEKAHPDVFNTLLQVLDDGRLTDGKGRTVNFKNTLILMTSNLGSEKFRERLASGNTAPVTLDEIDANLHAFFRPEFLNRLDETLVFQSLTKPQIRDIVKLKFAGLAKRAARQDLQLTLSDTALDAIADGAYQPEFGARPIQRFIERNVERPLSHAILSGAISAAKPVVIDYENGVFTVK; encoded by the coding sequence ATGTCTGATTTTAATAACGATGCAGAAAAGGTTTTGGCCAAGGCCCAGAGTTTGATGGACCGTAATTCCCATTCCTACCTGGGATGTGCCCATTTGGCCGTGGGTCTGGTGGAAGGTCCTGACGCTACCCTGAAAAAGCTGTACAAGAGCAAGGGCATTAAGGGAAATGAACTGCGCGGTCGTTTGGAGCCTTTTGTGCAGAAGGTGCCCCGTGTGGAAGGGGCGAACCCGGATGTGGGCCCCGATAACGACTTGAACCGTGTTTTGCGTGCAGCTGTGCAGGCGGCCCGTCAGGTGAACCGCATGGTGACCCCCGGCGACTTGCTGGTGGCCTTGATGAAGTTTGCAGGGGATCGTGGCCTTGCCAAGGTGTTTGAGGATGCCCTGGGCTCTGTGGAAGTGGTGGAGACTTGGCTCTCCGATCCTTTCGCCGGTGCCGCCAATGCCGAGGAACAGTCTCCGCTGAAGTTGTATGGCCGTGAACTGGTGGAAATGGCTGCCGATGGCAAGCTTTCGCCGGTCATTGGCCGTGAAGAGGAAATCCGTCGTGTTATCTTGATCCTTAGCCGAAAGACGAAAAACAACCCCTGCCTCGTTGGTGAACCTGGCGTGGGTAAGACCGCTATCGTCGAAGGGCTCGCCGAGCGAATCTATCGCGGCGATGTGCCTGACGCCTTGAAGGGCAAGAAACTTTTCGCCCTGGATTTGTCCGCCCTGATGGCTGGCGCAAAGTACCGCGGCGACTTCGAGGAACGTCTGAAATCTGTTCTGGACGCTCTTGAAGAAGACGGAAATACTCTTCTGTTCATTGATGAAATCCATACCATCGTGGGCGCCGGCAAGACCGAGGGCTCCATGGACTTGGGCAATATGCTGAAGCCGAAGCTGGCTCGTGGCGAATTGCACTGCATTGGCGCTACCACCACCCAGGAATACCGTAAGTACATCGAAAAGGATTCCGCGTTGGAACGCCGATTCCAGCCGGTGCAGGTTGACGAACCCAGCGAAGAAGAATCTATCTCCATCCTCCGTGGCATCAAGGATGGCTTTGACGCCCACCACGGAGTCCGTTTGCACGATAACGCCCTGGTTGCAGCTGTTAAGCTGTCCAGCCGTTACATTAGCGACCGATTCCTTCCGGATAAGGCGATTGACTTGATCGATGAAGCCGCAAGCCTTGTAAAGACCCAGATGGATACGGTGCCTGAAGCTCTGGATACCTTGCAGCGTAAGGAACTGCAGATGAAGATCGAGGAGCAGGCTCTGGCGAAGGAAACGGATGACAATTCTGTAAAGCGCTTGAAAGAGCTGCGTGAGGAATTGGCTTTGACGGAAGCCGCGGTAAAGGCCATGCAGGAGCGCTGGCAGGATCGTCGCGCCCAGAGTGCTGAACTGCAGAACTTGAAGAAAGCTTTGCAGCAGGCCAAGGACGAAATGGAACAGGCCGAAGCCCGCTACGACTTGAACCGCGCCGCAGAACTGAAGTACAACAAGATCGTGAACTTGGAAAAGGAAATCGCCGAAAAGACCGAAGCGATGCGTAAGGCCGCAGCTGATTCCGATTTGAGCGAAGAGGTGACGGAAGATACCATCGCCCTGGTAGTAAGCCGCTGGACTGGCGTTCCGGTGACGAAACTTTGCGAAGGTGAAAAGTCCAAGTTGTTGCATTTGGATGAACGCCTGCACGCTCGCGTTATTGGTCAGGATGATGCAGTGGAAGCTGTGTCTGAAGCCATCTTGAGGAACCGTAGCGGATTAAGCCGCGAGAACGCTCCTATTGGCAGCTTCCTGTTCCTAGGCCCCACGGGTGTCGGCAAGACGGAACTGGCCAAGGCCTTGGCTGTGGAACTTTTCGATGACGAAAATGCTCTGGTCCGTATCGACATGAGCGAATACATGGAAAAGCATACGGTTAGCCGTTTGATTGGCGCGCCTCCGGGATACGTAGGCTACGAAGAAGGCGGCCAGCTGACGGAAGCTGTACGAACCAAGCCCTATTGCGTCATCCTGCTGGATGAAATCGAGAAGGCTCATCCCGATGTGTTCAACACCTTGCTGCAAGTTCTTGACGACGGCCGTTTGACTGATGGTAAGGGCCGCACGGTGAACTTCAAGAATACACTGATCTTGATGACTTCTAACTTGGGCTCTGAAAAGTTCCGGGAACGATTGGCCTCTGGCAATACGGCGCCGGTGACCTTGGATGAAATTGACGCCAACCTTCACGCTTTCTTCCGCCCGGAATTCCTGAACCGTCTGGATGAAACTCTGGTGTTCCAGAGCCTTACCAAGCCTCAGATCCGTGACATTGTAAAGCTGAAGTTCGCTGGCCTTGCAAAGCGTGCCGCCCGTCAGGATTTGCAGTTGACTCTGTCCGACACCGCCCTGGACGCCATTGCCGATGGCGCCTACCAGCCGGAATTCGGTGCACGTCCTATTCAGCGTTTCATTGAACGCAATGTAGAACGCCCCCTGAGTCATGCAATTTTGTCTGGCGCAATTTCCGCAGCAAAGCCAGTGGTCATCGACTACGAAAACGGCGTGTTCACTGTGAAGTAA
- a CDS encoding DUF6261 family protein produces MSYEITQYSTHLFSANEALGFHSHILGETSVLPEATTGKLLAEYRSAAEKLKVLLKNNQGDLTMDELVKAADKRRDEAYANGLAYLNAMVKSSTEEVAEAALTIKAVYDKFPDIRKANNNTESGILGNLIEDISALDKSVHKQAGFTSWFQELESAQEAFVEAVHNRMEAGATKIGTDIRTAKLNCENAYKALVKRVNAIAEIEGENKDFDPTFINHVNSFIESVKASKAAKSTKKTVKSDEEESVDAEDSEASAPAETPSVSVDASTEEPKAE; encoded by the coding sequence ATGAGTTACGAAATCACTCAGTATAGCACCCATCTGTTCTCTGCAAATGAGGCTCTTGGTTTCCACAGTCACATTCTCGGTGAAACTTCTGTGTTGCCCGAGGCAACCACCGGCAAGCTTCTTGCGGAATACCGTTCCGCAGCGGAAAAGCTCAAGGTTCTTCTGAAGAACAACCAAGGAGACCTTACCATGGACGAACTGGTGAAGGCTGCAGACAAGCGCCGCGACGAGGCCTATGCAAACGGCCTTGCCTACCTGAATGCCATGGTCAAGAGCTCCACGGAAGAAGTTGCCGAGGCCGCATTGACCATCAAGGCGGTGTACGACAAGTTCCCGGATATCCGCAAGGCAAACAACAATACCGAATCCGGTATTCTTGGCAACTTGATCGAGGATATCTCTGCCCTGGACAAGTCCGTACACAAGCAGGCTGGTTTTACGTCTTGGTTCCAGGAACTTGAATCCGCCCAGGAAGCTTTCGTAGAAGCCGTCCACAACAGGATGGAGGCTGGCGCAACCAAGATCGGTACTGATATCAGGACCGCCAAGCTCAACTGCGAGAACGCCTACAAGGCCCTGGTGAAGCGCGTGAACGCCATTGCCGAAATCGAGGGCGAAAACAAGGACTTCGATCCGACCTTCATCAACCACGTGAACTCCTTCATCGAAAGTGTCAAGGCCTCCAAGGCTGCCAAGAGCACCAAGAAGACCGTCAAGAGCGACGAAGAAGAATCTGTGGACGCCGAGGATTCCGAAGCGAGCGCCCCCGCCGAAACGCCGTCCGTGAGCGTCGACGCCTCGACTGAAGAACCCAAGGCCGAATAA
- a CDS encoding TldD/PmbA family protein: protein MNPSVAVKIFEAGKNAGADFVEIFEEETRSSSLGLKSSQIESATAGTDYGIGIRLLYGTEVLYGFTSDESEEALVNLVKTLAFGRIAAMNGGVGSAAKPFEFAPAKRVCDYNAAAFKDPRVLGQAVKQDFLFRADKTARAMSDKVAQVAVSVSDDCTHIHLLNSEGLNIEMDRSHLRLSVSVTASDGTERLTSAERPGAIGGYELLANYDPEQLATSAGERVLRMLTAGYITGGQMPVVMGNGFGGVIFHEACGHPLETESVRRNASPFCGKLGEVIGQPCLTAIDDGTLDGVWGSLKVDDEGTPTERTVLIENGVLKTYMSDRVGAQEVGIARTGSARRESYKYAPVSRMRNTFIAPGKDTLDDMISSVDYGLYAARMAGGSVNPATGEFNFAVDEGYVIRDGKICEPVRGAALIGKGHEIMPRISMVGNDWELAAGVCGASSGHVPVTVGQPSIKVDQILVGGR, encoded by the coding sequence ATGAATCCGTCTGTTGCAGTAAAGATTTTTGAAGCCGGCAAAAACGCCGGTGCTGACTTTGTAGAAATTTTCGAAGAAGAAACCCGCAGTTCCTCCTTGGGTTTGAAGTCTAGCCAGATTGAATCTGCTACGGCGGGCACGGATTACGGTATCGGCATTCGTTTGCTCTATGGTACCGAAGTGCTTTATGGTTTTACCAGCGACGAGTCTGAAGAAGCCTTGGTGAACTTGGTGAAGACTTTGGCTTTTGGCCGCATTGCCGCCATGAACGGTGGGGTAGGCTCCGCTGCAAAGCCTTTTGAATTTGCTCCTGCAAAGCGTGTCTGCGACTATAATGCCGCCGCTTTCAAGGACCCCCGCGTGTTGGGTCAGGCGGTAAAGCAGGACTTCTTGTTCCGTGCAGATAAGACGGCTCGCGCCATGTCCGACAAGGTGGCTCAGGTTGCGGTCAGCGTTTCTGATGACTGCACCCATATTCATTTGCTCAACAGCGAAGGCTTGAACATCGAAATGGATCGTTCCCACCTGCGCTTGAGCGTTAGCGTCACTGCTTCCGATGGTACGGAACGGTTGACTTCTGCGGAACGTCCGGGCGCTATTGGCGGTTACGAACTGCTGGCAAATTACGATCCGGAACAGTTGGCTACTTCTGCTGGCGAACGCGTTTTGCGCATGCTGACTGCAGGTTACATTACCGGCGGCCAGATGCCTGTGGTCATGGGCAACGGCTTTGGCGGTGTGATTTTCCACGAAGCCTGCGGACATCCGCTGGAAACGGAATCGGTGCGCCGTAATGCAAGCCCCTTCTGCGGAAAGCTGGGCGAAGTCATTGGTCAGCCTTGCCTGACTGCCATTGACGACGGCACCTTGGACGGTGTCTGGGGAAGCCTGAAGGTGGATGACGAAGGAACTCCCACGGAACGCACCGTTTTGATCGAAAACGGCGTGCTGAAGACTTACATGTCTGACCGTGTTGGCGCCCAGGAAGTGGGTATTGCCCGCACTGGAAGCGCTCGCCGCGAAAGCTACAAGTACGCTCCTGTAAGCCGTATGCGCAATACCTTTATCGCCCCGGGCAAGGATACCTTGGACGACATGATTTCCAGCGTGGATTACGGCCTGTATGCCGCCCGTATGGCAGGCGGTTCCGTGAACCCGGCTACTGGTGAATTCAACTTTGCCGTGGATGAAGGCTACGTGATCCGTGACGGCAAGATTTGCGAACCGGTCCGCGGCGCTGCTCTCATCGGAAAGGGCCACGAAATCATGCCCCGCATTAGCATGGTGGGCAATGACTGGGAACTTGCTGCAGGCGTTTGCGGCGCAAGCTCCGGCCACGTTCCTGTGACTGTGGGCCAGCCCTCCATCAAGGTGGACCAGATCCTTGTTGGCGGCCGCTAA
- the hisF gene encoding imidazole glycerol phosphate synthase subunit HisF, translating to MLTKRLIVCLDVRDRKVTKGVKFKGNIDIGDPVEMGARYSDEGVDELVFYDITASAENRPCDMEMIRQIAKRVFIPFAVGGGIRNLDDMHQALLAGAEKVSVNSLAVLHPEIIAEGAKAFGRQCIVLGMDAKFVGVSEKFPSGYEVYIRGGRQAMGLDAVEWAKKAEELGVGEICLNAIDTDGVKNGYELNITDQVARAVKIPVIASGGAGTPDHIVDLFNKTSADAALVASMVHFGDYTIPEIKDAMRKGGVATREV from the coding sequence ATGCTTACTAAACGTTTGATTGTGTGCTTGGATGTCCGTGACCGCAAGGTGACGAAGGGTGTTAAGTTCAAGGGTAATATCGATATCGGCGATCCGGTGGAGATGGGTGCCCGCTATAGCGACGAAGGCGTGGACGAACTGGTGTTCTACGATATTACCGCCAGTGCCGAGAATCGCCCCTGCGACATGGAAATGATCCGCCAGATTGCAAAGCGTGTGTTTATCCCCTTTGCAGTGGGTGGCGGTATCCGCAATCTCGACGACATGCACCAGGCTTTGCTTGCCGGTGCCGAAAAGGTGAGCGTGAATAGCTTGGCTGTTCTTCATCCGGAAATTATTGCAGAAGGTGCCAAGGCTTTTGGCCGTCAGTGCATTGTGCTGGGTATGGATGCCAAGTTTGTGGGCGTTTCCGAGAAGTTCCCCAGCGGTTACGAAGTTTATATTCGCGGCGGTCGCCAGGCTATGGGTCTGGATGCCGTGGAATGGGCCAAGAAGGCCGAAGAACTGGGCGTTGGTGAAATTTGCTTGAACGCCATTGATACCGACGGTGTCAAGAACGGTTACGAACTGAACATTACGGACCAGGTGGCCCGCGCCGTGAAGATTCCTGTGATTGCCAGCGGTGGCGCCGGCACTCCGGACCACATTGTGGACTTGTTCAACAAGACTTCCGCAGATGCTGCCTTGGTGGCTTCTATGGTTCACTTTGGCGACTACACCATTCCTGAAATCAAGGACGCCATGCGCAAGGGTGGCGTGGCTACTCGCGAGGTTTAG
- the trxA gene encoding thioredoxin has translation MAALTLTAQNFDEVISSGQLVFVDFWATWCRPCMMMGPVVEELAAEYDGKAIIAKINVDDPGVSDICARFGITNIPNMKLFRNGVEVGNVVGAVPKNTVKTVIDRNL, from the coding sequence ATGGCTGCTTTGACTCTTACTGCTCAAAATTTTGATGAAGTGATTAGCTCTGGTCAACTGGTTTTCGTTGATTTCTGGGCTACTTGGTGCCGCCCTTGCATGATGATGGGTCCGGTTGTTGAAGAACTGGCTGCTGAATACGATGGCAAGGCTATCATCGCCAAGATCAACGTGGATGATCCGGGTGTGAGCGACATTTGCGCTCGTTTCGGCATCACCAACATTCCCAACATGAAGCTGTTCAGAAACGGTGTTGAAGTGGGCAATGTGGTTGGCGCAGTTCCCAAGAACACTGTGAAGACCGTTATCGACCGCAATTTGTAA
- a CDS encoding DUF3575 domain-containing protein: MKNWFVKSLLCVAVLAVAAFAQVPAAGKKTEAVPAKEKYVESDEPLFAVELHPLSLITYPLFWDNPSFYATVEAVINTNASIITRPFYSGKRISKKHESGYIDVFGLSEGFRYYFDRKHVGWFTSVHFTYEYVKLIHKYDDSRYDNLKDSGNGIALSAYLGRKYRLGTHFVTSLDIGAVYSQVFIDKDGQNDVEDVTNIGIGIDINYTIGFTF, translated from the coding sequence ATGAAGAATTGGTTTGTTAAATCTTTGCTTTGTGTGGCCGTCCTTGCGGTGGCCGCCTTTGCCCAGGTTCCTGCTGCAGGAAAAAAGACTGAAGCTGTTCCTGCGAAGGAAAAGTATGTGGAAAGCGATGAGCCTTTGTTCGCTGTCGAACTTCATCCTCTTTCCTTGATTACTTATCCCTTATTTTGGGACAATCCGTCATTTTATGCAACTGTGGAAGCGGTAATCAATACCAACGCTTCTATTATCACCCGTCCGTTCTATTCCGGAAAAAGAATTTCCAAGAAGCATGAGTCGGGCTACATAGATGTTTTCGGTTTGTCTGAAGGTTTCCGTTATTATTTTGACCGAAAGCATGTGGGCTGGTTCACATCGGTTCATTTTACCTATGAATACGTAAAGCTGATTCATAAATACGATGATAGCAGGTACGATAACCTTAAAGATTCCGGAAATGGCATTGCTCTTAGCGCCTATTTAGGTCGAAAGTACCGTCTTGGCACCCATTTTGTTACTTCTTTGGACATTGGTGCTGTCTATAGTCAGGTTTTTATTGACAAAGATGGCCAAAATGATGTGGAAGATGTGACGAATATCGGAATTGGAATCGATATTAACTATACCATTGGCTTTACCTTCTAA
- a CDS encoding PCMD domain-containing protein yields the protein MKQLYIFLVSVLAVLGLVACTADYDEFGTSHYNVFKNIAFEEQDGDASFSESEHVIKITTVAPAESLETWDSLTIGYISASNLATLHLVDGKFKEFPSDSAGLDSLAQEVSYVKKSLKAGDKIRIPKSQVIYLMVVAENGDPAIWKVEFTIPGVEKEVTSSASEGTSSSEESDVKSSSSVTADQSSSSVEVQKSGDNNFTIKFVDELENKTSNDTIFVTFAQGTDLKTVVLDSTVSFVHRLAKIDVDPKSVKDWSVVQTFKVTAENDSVKTWIVVVDAVKNSATNLTLKFKNQISTSTKNGDAADTISIKLKSDETLETAKIDTCILSSGAKIAPNPSEVESWAESQNFKVTAEDGTERTWVLLLSIAAADYVASSEKELVSISATGEVSAATVNAENKTVVLHMTSKDAMADVAVTIKVSDLASATLASKDLRTPQKLTITAEDGSDVEWTVSADYPKSSAAEIVKFELEGISVTEAPVIDAEKRTIAFKVAYGTNLSEVFFMSELSAEASLTTELPVDLSDGSAVIVVSAEDGSTKEWTIEAAVEEPPESPELRYISIGSQKVVGVIDPSSDSIFFEMDYSKDLKLNSLVVDSLVLSKDAVIDGFKKGGSYDFAKTKTIVVKNSIGETKTYKLKAGYQYPSMNITASVWTADDNKNNYDLKGWDNGNNSFTKQLAVSTESGEVLKMTTTKYMGKIASGNTFTGYFNPKGELATSMLGYKDGNELIDFGRPFYGRPSYVEFDVKYEGKGDSCDLYVVLESRLTKDGIERTANDGKNRYRTSTDVNTMVASAWYRATTVTSTDDPDVVSITDAKRTGFKTIRMKLNYGKALTGSPLYQSSALDASGLKNSKGIDNHLVDTNSPENFPVTHVRIAMAASSAGNFYVGVDGATLYCDAIRFIY from the coding sequence ATGAAACAGTTGTATATCTTTTTGGTCTCGGTTCTTGCTGTACTAGGCCTTGTTGCCTGCACCGCAGACTACGACGAATTCGGTACCTCCCATTATAATGTCTTCAAGAATATTGCCTTTGAAGAACAGGATGGCGATGCGTCCTTCTCGGAAAGCGAGCACGTTATCAAGATTACAACTGTAGCCCCGGCTGAATCCCTGGAAACTTGGGATTCTTTGACCATTGGTTACATCAGCGCCAGCAACTTGGCTACGCTGCATTTGGTAGATGGCAAGTTCAAGGAATTCCCCAGTGATTCCGCTGGCCTGGATTCCTTGGCTCAGGAAGTCTCCTATGTCAAGAAGAGCCTTAAGGCTGGAGACAAGATCCGTATTCCCAAGAGCCAGGTAATTTACTTGATGGTGGTTGCTGAAAACGGTGACCCGGCCATCTGGAAGGTTGAATTTACCATTCCTGGCGTGGAAAAGGAAGTGACTTCTTCTGCTTCCGAAGGAACATCTTCTAGCGAAGAATCTGATGTGAAATCTAGCAGCAGTGTGACTGCCGATCAGTCTTCTTCTAGCGTTGAAGTTCAGAAGAGCGGCGATAACAACTTTACGATTAAGTTTGTTGATGAATTGGAAAATAAGACTAGTAATGATACAATCTTTGTGACCTTTGCTCAGGGCACGGACTTGAAAACGGTAGTTCTTGATTCCACCGTTTCCTTTGTTCATCGTCTTGCAAAAATTGATGTTGATCCCAAGTCTGTAAAGGATTGGTCTGTGGTTCAGACCTTTAAGGTGACTGCGGAAAATGATTCTGTGAAGACTTGGATTGTTGTTGTTGATGCTGTCAAGAACTCCGCTACCAATTTGACTCTGAAGTTCAAGAACCAGATTAGTACCAGCACCAAGAACGGTGACGCCGCTGATACCATTTCCATCAAACTGAAGAGTGATGAAACCTTGGAAACTGCAAAGATCGATACTTGCATTCTTTCCAGCGGTGCAAAGATTGCTCCCAATCCCAGTGAAGTGGAATCTTGGGCTGAGTCACAGAATTTTAAGGTTACTGCCGAAGATGGTACGGAAAGGACATGGGTGTTGCTGCTTAGCATTGCTGCGGCAGACTATGTGGCTTCTAGCGAAAAGGAACTTGTCTCTATTTCTGCAACGGGAGAAGTTTCTGCAGCAACGGTGAATGCCGAAAATAAGACGGTTGTTCTCCACATGACTTCCAAGGATGCTATGGCTGATGTGGCTGTGACCATCAAGGTCTCTGATTTGGCTTCTGCTACACTGGCTTCTAAGGATTTGCGCACTCCGCAGAAGTTGACTATTACTGCTGAAGACGGCTCCGATGTGGAATGGACTGTTTCTGCGGACTATCCTAAGTCTAGCGCTGCAGAAATCGTGAAGTTTGAATTGGAAGGAATTTCTGTTACAGAAGCTCCGGTAATTGATGCTGAAAAGAGAACAATCGCTTTCAAGGTTGCTTATGGAACGAATTTGAGTGAAGTTTTCTTTATGAGCGAACTTTCTGCTGAAGCGTCTTTGACAACAGAACTTCCTGTGGATTTGTCCGATGGTAGTGCGGTTATTGTCGTTTCCGCCGAAGATGGTTCTACGAAGGAATGGACCATTGAGGCTGCTGTGGAAGAACCACCTGAATCCCCTGAATTGCGATACATTTCTATTGGCTCTCAAAAGGTTGTCGGTGTTATTGATCCGTCGTCTGATTCGATTTTCTTTGAAATGGATTACTCGAAGGATTTGAAATTGAATTCTTTGGTTGTTGATTCCCTGGTTTTGTCTAAGGATGCCGTTATTGATGGATTCAAGAAGGGTGGAAGCTACGATTTTGCAAAGACAAAGACCATTGTCGTGAAGAATTCCATAGGGGAAACAAAGACATATAAGCTTAAAGCTGGTTACCAATACCCGAGTATGAACATTACTGCAAGTGTTTGGACTGCAGATGACAACAAAAACAATTATGACCTTAAGGGCTGGGATAACGGGAATAATAGCTTCACGAAACAATTGGCCGTGTCTACTGAAAGTGGTGAAGTTCTGAAAATGACTACTACAAAGTATATGGGAAAAATTGCAAGTGGTAATACCTTTACGGGCTATTTTAACCCCAAGGGAGAATTAGCTACATCAATGTTAGGCTATAAGGATGGTAATGAACTTATTGACTTTGGTCGTCCTTTCTATGGCCGTCCCAGTTATGTAGAGTTTGATGTGAAATATGAAGGAAAGGGAGATTCCTGTGACTTGTATGTTGTTCTGGAAAGTAGATTGACCAAAGATGGAATTGAACGTACTGCTAATGATGGAAAAAATAGGTATCGTACGTCAACGGACGTGAACACGATGGTTGCTTCTGCATGGTATCGAGCTACCACAGTAACTTCTACAGATGACCCGGATGTGGTCTCGATTACGGACGCAAAACGTACGGGTTTCAAAACGATAAGAATGAAACTTAATTATGGTAAGGCTTTGACTGGATCCCCGCTGTATCAGTCTAGTGCATTGGATGCTTCTGGATTAAAGAATTCGAAGGGTATTGACAATCACCTTGTTGATACAAATTCTCCTGAAAATTTCCCTGTAACTCACGTTCGAATTGCCATGGCGGCTAGTTCTGCGGGTAATTTCTATGTGGGTGTTGATGGCGCCACACTTTATTGCGACGCTATCCGCTTTATCTACTAA
- a CDS encoding PCMD domain-containing protein, whose translation MQRNYFKKLMVGGALLASLGLVAGCGEEGKKINEINPEEVADIFESAEYSVDEKNLEITLPEAVDSLVVGSLSTLGGAKYFVATDDDPVDPSFDWDNELTEGSVIKFADTNMVRIVVLDDKDRTIAVWTISYPVEEKSSSSVDADVSSSSKYEDEESSSSEETVESSSSETVDESSSSVEPVEESSSSEIIPSSSSEETVESSSSEEIVESSSSEEVVESSSSEEIVVSSSSEEVVVESSSSEIVVPSSSSEVVESSSSEVVPESSSSEEIVVSSSSEQVEPESSSSEYVGAQLPGSHFDSWDKTFWGSTSDAMAKSKTVAAIKIESAANAEFAGSKLTLTTREIVGSFLLNGSWKMAGGFYFAGSFANTDIVHLYQWNYTSGTPDASYASDISLGMTFGQPFSERPVSFDVTYSYEHVANSNSTYPQQGLIYVILVSANNEIVAAGSIVKTASSEFATERVDLQYGSDAGLLGKGYAGINDLELGTGEEEVASIRVMFASSAYAFVVDGGTLGNSGKYRGGKGSQLTIDEFKLNY comes from the coding sequence ATGCAACGTAATTATTTTAAAAAGTTGATGGTTGGTGGAGCCTTGTTGGCATCTTTGGGCCTGGTGGCCGGTTGTGGCGAAGAAGGGAAAAAGATTAATGAAATCAATCCCGAAGAGGTTGCAGACATTTTTGAATCTGCAGAATATTCCGTAGATGAGAAAAACCTGGAAATCACCTTGCCCGAGGCCGTTGATTCCTTGGTCGTTGGTTCCTTGTCTACCTTGGGCGGTGCAAAGTACTTTGTCGCAACGGATGATGACCCGGTGGATCCCAGTTTTGACTGGGATAACGAACTGACCGAAGGTTCCGTGATCAAGTTTGCTGACACTAATATGGTTCGTATTGTTGTTCTGGATGACAAGGATCGTACCATTGCTGTTTGGACTATTTCTTACCCTGTGGAAGAAAAGTCTTCCAGCTCCGTAGATGCCGACGTCTCTAGCTCCAGCAAGTACGAAGACGAAGAATCTAGTTCCAGTGAAGAAACTGTAGAATCCAGTTCTTCTGAAACAGTTGACGAATCTTCCAGTTCTGTAGAACCGGTTGAAGAAAGCTCTTCTAGTGAAATTATTCCCTCAAGCTCTAGCGAAGAAACTGTAGAGTCTAGCAGCTCTGAAGAAATCGTAGAAAGTTCCTCCAGCGAAGAAGTTGTAGAATCCAGCAGCTCTGAAGAAATCGTGGTTAGTTCTTCCAGCGAAGAAGTCGTGGTGGAATCTAGCTCCTCCGAAATTGTTGTTCCCAGCAGTTCCTCTGAAGTCGTAGAAAGCTCTAGCAGCGAAGTCGTTCCGGAGTCCAGCAGTTCTGAAGAAATCGTTGTAAGCTCCTCCAGTGAACAGGTGGAACCGGAATCCAGTTCCTCTGAATACGTTGGCGCCCAGTTGCCTGGCTCTCATTTCGATAGCTGGGATAAGACCTTCTGGGGCAGTACCAGCGATGCTATGGCAAAATCTAAAACGGTTGCTGCCATTAAAATAGAGTCTGCTGCTAATGCTGAATTTGCAGGCTCAAAGTTGACTCTGACTACTCGAGAAATTGTTGGTTCCTTCTTGTTAAATGGAAGCTGGAAGATGGCTGGTGGCTTCTATTTTGCAGGATCCTTTGCTAATACGGACATAGTCCATTTGTATCAGTGGAATTATACAAGTGGTACTCCAGATGCCAGTTATGCTTCCGATATATCTTTGGGCATGACATTTGGACAGCCGTTTAGTGAACGACCTGTATCCTTTGATGTAACGTATTCTTATGAGCACGTGGCAAATAGCAATTCGACATATCCGCAGCAGGGTTTGATTTATGTAATCCTTGTTAGCGCAAATAACGAAATTGTAGCTGCGGGTTCTATCGTGAAGACCGCATCATCAGAATTTGCTACAGAAAGGGTTGACCTTCAGTATGGCTCTGATGCAGGATTGCTCGGTAAGGGCTATGCAGGCATCAATGACTTGGAATTGGGAACAGGGGAAGAAGAAGTCGCCTCTATTCGCGTGATGTTCGCTTCCTCTGCCTATGCATTTGTTGTTGATGGTGGAACCTTGGGCAATAGCGGAAAGTATCGTGGTGGTAAAGGTTCCCAGCTCACAATCGATGAATTCAAACTGAACTACTAA